In Canis lupus familiaris isolate Mischka breed German Shepherd unplaced genomic scaffold, alternate assembly UU_Cfam_GSD_1.0 chrUn_S1451H1635, whole genome shotgun sequence, a genomic segment contains:
- the LOC119878314 gene encoding LOW QUALITY PROTEIN: olfactory receptor 6C65-like (The sequence of the model RefSeq protein was modified relative to this genomic sequence to represent the inferred CDS: inserted 1 base in 1 codon): MENHTTVTVFILAALTEDPKLKIVLFVFLLLTYLLSISGNLVITLTLLDSHLKTPMYFFLRNFSFLEISYTTVCILKLLVSKATGDKTISFSITVVQLSCFAFLLGASECYLLAVMSYDRYVAICKPLHYTTIMSSKICIQLVLSSWITGFLIIFPGLILGLSLDFCDSSVIDHFCCDTAPLLQISCTDRHVLVMMSFILALVTLLVTLAFVILSYTYIALTILKIPSANQXKKSFSTCSSHMIVISLSYGSCIFMYLKPSVKQRISLMKGVAVLNTSVAPLLNPFIYTLRKQQVKQALSSFSRMVLNLHVFEVHPNFLL, encoded by the exons ATGGAAAACCATACAACTGTGACAGTATTTATCTTAGCAGCATTGACGGAGGACCCAAAACTGAAGATTGTGCTATTTGTCTTCCTGCTCCTCACCTACTTGCTAAGCATCTCAGGCAACTTAGTTATTACCCTCACTTTGCTGGACTCACATCTCAAGACccctatgtatttctttcttcgaaatttttctttcttagaaatttcTTATACGACAGTCTGCATCCTCAAATTGCTTGTAAGCAAGGCAACTGGTGACaaaaccatttcctttt CTATAACTGTTGTGCAACTCAGTTGCTTTGCCTTCCTTCTTGGAGCATCTGAATGTTACCTCCTGGCTGTCATGTCCTACGATCGTTATGTCGCCATCTGCAAGCCCCTGCATTACACAACCATTATGAGCAGCAAAATCTGTATCCAGCTAGTCCTTAGCTCTTGGATCACTGGTTTCCTCATCATCTTTCCAGGACTCATTTTAGGCTTAAGCCTGGACTTCTGTGATTCCAGTGTCATTGATCATTTCTGCTGTGACACTGCTCCCCTCCTGCAGATCTCCTGCACGGACAGACACGTGTTGGTAATGATGAGTTTCATCTTAGCTTTGGTGACTCTGCTGGTCACTTTGGCATTCGTAATTCTATCATACACATATATTGCcctgacaattttaaaaattccttctgCCAACC AGAAAAAATCTTTCTCCACCTGTTCTTCTCACATGATTGTCATCTCCCTCTCATATGGCAGCTGCATCTTTATGTACCTTAAACCCTCAGTCAAACAGAGGATATCCTTGATGAAGGGAGTGGCAGTTCTCAATACTTCTGTTGCTCCACTTTTGAATCcctttatttatactttaagGAAACAGCAGGTGAagcaagc cctttcatcttttagcaggatggtccttaacctccacgtgtttgaagtccatCCAAACTTCTTGctatga